In the Ipomoea triloba cultivar NCNSP0323 chromosome 6, ASM357664v1 genome, one interval contains:
- the LOC116022334 gene encoding DExH-box ATP-dependent RNA helicase DExH3: MAYSNLIHNCSRLRLRAIPLMAAATTTSVSLQLYRRFHLNKSPFLLRTTRPPHRLHSCGFCCSAAIIRRRNRNASSPFTLPYIYQQNFGFGRLAYPEYPSESESDREFEPESKQLNDSTLGNIEEWRWKLTMLLRNENEQEVISREKKDRRDFGHLSALATRMGLHCCQFDKVVVFSKVPLPNYRPDLDAKRPQREVVLPHGLQDRVNALLKAYCSKKSINNTSSEYNYFSRSSNDQKFSNDNELCENEKPPSRNIVAERILRRRSLDMQYKQQNWQESLEGQKMIEFRRSLPAYKERESLLNAISQNQVVVVSGETGCGKTTQLPQYILESEIEAARGATCSIICTQPRRISAMAVSERVAAERGENLGESVGYKVRLEGMKGRDTRLLFCTTGILLRRLLVDRNLEGVTHVIVDEIHERGMNEDFLLIVLKDLLHRRPELRLILMSATLNAELFSSYFGGAPRIHIPGFTYPVRSHFLENILEMTGYRLTPYNQIDNYGQDKMWKMQKQTLRKRKTQIASAVEDALETASFREYSPRTRESLSCWNPDSIGFNLIEHVLCHICRRERPGAVLVFMTGWDDINALKDQLQANPLLGDSSRVLLLACHGSMASTEQRLIFDKPEDGVRKIVLATNMAETSITINDVVFVLDCGKAKETSYDALNNTPCLLPSWISKASARQRKGRAGRVQPGECYHLYPRCVHDTFAEYQMPELLRTPLQSLCLQIKSLQLGSISEFLSKALQPPESLSVQNAIEYLKMIGAFDEDENLTLLGRNLSMLPVEPKLGKMLILGSIFNCLDPIMTIVAGLSLRDPFLMPFDKKDLAESAKAQFSARDFSDHLTLFRAYEGWKDAERNQSGYEYCWKNFLSLQTLKAIDSLRKQFFHLLKDSGLVSGESCNIWSHDEHLVRAIVCAGLFPGICSVVNKEKSISLKTMEDGPVLLYSNSVNGLEPRIPYPWLVFNEKVKVNAVFLRDSTAVSDSMVILFGGNITKGSANGHLKMLGGYLEFFMNPTIATTYVRLKRELYELIHEKLLNPKLNLGDHDELISAVRMLVSEDQCEGRFVFGRQMPSSAIKSRKDAEAGMVSSKGNGGDNPKSHLQTLLVRAGHQSPSYKTTQLKHNKFRAVVMFNGLDFVGQPCGSKKEAEKAAAAEALQWLTGETQSSQKTVEHMSAILKKSKKKQLHASRWR; this comes from the exons ATGGCCTACTCTAACCTTATACACAATTGCAGCAGATTAAGGCTAAGGGCCATTCCACTAATGGCCGCCGCCACCACTACCTCCGTCTCTCTTCAGCTGTACCGCCGCTTCCATTTAAATAAATCCCCTTTTCTTCTCCGCACCACAAGGCCGCCCCACCGCTTGCATAGCTGCGGGTTCTGTTGTTCTGCGGCCATCATACGTAGGCGGAACAGGAATGCGTCCTCTCCTTTCACTTTGCCGTATATTTATCAGCAGAATTTCGGGTTTGGCCGGCTTGCGTACCCCGAGTACCCTTCAGAGTCTGAGTCTGATAGGGAATTTGAGCCCGAGTCTAAGCAGTTG AATGATTCAACCCTTGGTAACATTGAAGAGTGGAGATGGAAGTTAACCATGCTATTGCGTAATGAAAATGAACAAGAAGTGATCTCCAGAGAGAAAAAGGATCGTCGTGATTTTGGGCATCTATCAGCACTAGCAACCAGAATGGGTTTACATTG TTGTCAATTTGATAAAGTAGTTGTCTTTAGTAAAGTTCCATTACCAAATTACAGACCAGATCTGGATGCTAAGCGTCCACAGAGGGAG GTGGTCTTACCTCATGGACTGCAAGATCGTGTAAATGCTCTTCTGAAAGCATACTGTTCTAAAAAGTCTATCAATAACACAAGCTCAGaatataattacttttcaaGATCTAGCAATGACCAGAAATTTTCAAATGACAATGAACTTTGTGAGAATGAGAAGCCCCCTTCACGAAATATCGTTGCTGAGAGAATCCTTCGGCGGAGGAGCTTGGACATGCAATATAAACAACAAAATTGGCAG GAATCTCTAGAAGGTCAAAAGATGATAGAATTTCGAAGGAGTCTTCCTGCATATAAAGAGAGGGAATCATTATTAAATGCGATTTCTCAGAATCAG GTCGTGGTCGTGTCTGGTGAAACTGGATGTGGTAAAACCACCCAACTGCCTCAATATATCTTAGAATCCGAGATTGAAGCTGCTCGTGGAGCTACCTGCAGTATTATTTGTACTCAACCTCGGCGAATATCTGCTATGGCAGTTTCAGAAAGAGTTGCTGCAGAGCGCGGTGAGAATTTGGGAGAATCT GTTGGTTATAAAGTTCGGCTTGAGGGGATGAAAGGGAGGGATACACGTCTTCTGTTTTGCACTACTGGAATCCTTTTAAGGAGATTGCTTGTTGATCGGAATTTAGAGGGTGTTACCCATGTTATCGTTGATGAGATTCATGAACGTGGAATGAATGAAG ATTTCCTTTTAATTGTTCTCAAAGACCTCCTTCATCGCCGGCCAGAATTGAGGTTGATTTTGATGAGTGCAACACTAAATGCTGAGCTTTTCTCCTCATATTTTGGTGGTGCTCCTAGGATTCACATTCCT GGTTTTACTTATCCAGTTCGGAGTCATTTCCTAGAGAATATTTTGGAAATGACTGGGTATCGATTGACTCCATATAATCAGATTGATAATTATGGTCAAGATAAGATGTGGAAAATGCAGAAACAAACTCTTAGGAAGAGGAAAACACAAATTGCTTCAGCTGTAGAG GATGCACTTGAAACTGCAAGTTTTAGGGAGTATAGTCCTAGGACTCGGGAATCATTATCGTGCTGGAATCCAGATTCAATTGGCTTTAACCTCATTGAGCATGTTCTTTGCCATATATGTAGAAGAGAAAGGCCTGGAGCTGTTTTGGTATTTATGACCGGTTGGGATGACATAAATGCTCTAAAGGATCAGCTCCAAGCAAATCCACTATTGGGAGATTCCAGTAGAGTTTTGTTGCTTGCTTGTCATGGTTCTATGGCCAGCACAGAGCAG AGACTTATTTTTGATAAGCCTGAAGATGGAGTGAGGAAGATAGTGCTAGCCACCAATATGGCTGAAACAAGCATCACCATAAATGATGTAGTCTTTGTGCTAGACTGTGGAAAGGCAAAAGAGACATCTTATGACGCACTCAATAACACTCCATGTTTGCTTCCTTCTTGGATTTCAAAAGCTTCTGCTCGGCAA AGAAAAGGAAGGGCTGGTCGTGTTCAACCTGGGGAGTGCTATCATCTCTATCCTAGATGTGTGCATGATACTTTTGCAGAATATCAAATGCCAGAGCTTTTGAGAACGCCACTTCAGTCTTTATGTCTGCAAATTAAAAGTTTACAACTTGGAAGTATTTCAGAATTTCTGTCTAAGGCTTTGCAGCCACCAGAATCTTTATCT GTTCAAAATGCCATTGAGTATTTGAAGATGATTGGTGCGtttgatgaagatgaaaatctTACACTTCTTG GACGCAACTTGTCAATGCTTCCAGTTGAACCAAAACTTGGAAAAATGCTCATACTAGGTTCAATTTTTAACTGCCTTGATCCTATAATGACTATTGTTGCTGGCCTAAGTTTACGAGATCCATTCTTGATGCCATTTGACAAGAAAGAT CTTGCAGAATCAGCAAAAGCCCAGTTTTCTGCTCGTGACTTCAGTGACCACCTCACTCTTTTCCGAGCTTATGAAGGTTGGAAAGATGCTGAGAGGAACCAATCTGGTTATGAATACTGTTGGAAGAATTTTCTTTCTCTACAAACTCTAAAAGCTATTGATTCCCTAAGGAAGCAATTTTTCCACCTTCTTAAGGACTCTGGCTTAGTAAGTGGGGAAAGTTGCAATATATGGAGCCATGATGAACATCTTGTTCGAGCAATTGTCTGTGCGGGTCTATTTCCTGGAATATGCTCGGTTGTG AACAAGGAGAAGTCAATATCATTGAAAACAATGGAGGATGGACCGGTTCTCTTGTATTCG AACTCTGTGAATGGCCTAGAACCTAGAATTCCATACCCGTGGCTCGTGTTCAATGAAAAAGTGAAAGTTAATGCAGTCTTCCTCCGTGATTCTACAGCCGTTTCAGATTCTATGGTTATCTTATTTGGTGGAAATATTACAAAAGGCAGTgct AACGGGCACTTAAAAATGCTGGGAGGATACTTGGAGTTTTTCATGAATCCCACTATAGCAACCACATATGTAAGGTTGAAGAGAGAACTTTACGAACTAATCCATGAAAAG CTTCTGAATCCTAAGTTAAACCTAGGAGATCATGATGAGCTCATATCAGCAGTAAGAATGCTGGTTTCAGAGGATCAATGTGAAGGTCGATTTGTGTTTGGGCGTCAGATGCCATCATCTGCCATCAAGTCTAGAAAAGATGCAGAAGCAGGCATGGTTTCGAGTAAGGGTAATGGCGGTGATAATCCAAAGTCTCATCTCCAAACGCTGCTTGTCCGAGCCGGACATCAATCTCCCAGTTACAAGACAACACAACTAAAACACAATAAATTTCGAGCTGTTGTAATgttcaatggtttggattttgTTGGGCAGCCTTGCGGTAGTAAGAAAGAAGCAGAAAAGGCTGCTGCTGCCGAAGCTTTGCAGTGGTTGACTGGTGAGACCCAGTCGTCCCAGAAGACCGTTGAACACATGTCTGCAATTCTaaagaaaagcaaaaagaaaCAACTTCATGCTTCAAGGTGGAGGTGA
- the LOC116021571 gene encoding mitochondrial inner membrane protease ATP23-like, which translates to MEDETSSGIGSTSAASSSSKDGMTVEECQNMIRRSLQTPTVKFLMEHLKKGGCEISDNFIKADHCGDKISGGYVQGKGIVICSNHLTMQDEVSQVIKHELIHAYDECHAANLNWADCAHHACSEIRANHLSGDCHFKRELLRGYLKMRGHEQDCVKRRAMKSVKSNPYCSAAAAKDAIEAVWDICYNDTRPFDRAP; encoded by the coding sequence ATGGAGGACGAGACTAGTAGTGGCATTGGCTCTACTTCTGCAGCGAGCTCCTCATCTAAGGACGGGATGACGGTGGAGGAATGTCAAAACATGATTCGAAGGAGTCTCCAAACTCCAACGGTGAAGTTTTTGATGGAACATTTGAAGAAAGGCGGTTGTGAGATCAGTGACAATTTCATAAAGGCCGATCATTGTGGTGACAAGATTAGTGGCGGTTATGTCCAGGGGAAAGGAATAGTAATATGTAGCAACCACTTGACCATGCAAGACGAGGTAAGCCAGGTTATCAAACACGAGCTAATTCATGCGTACGACGAATGCCACGCTGCAAACCTGAACTGGGCTGATTGTGCTCACCATGCGTGTAGTGAGATTAGAGCTAACCATCTCAGTGGCGACTGCCATTTCAAACGGGAGTTGCTGCGAGGTTACTTAAAGATGCGTGGCCACGAGCAAGATTGTGTGAAGCGAAGAGCGATGAAGTCCGTGAAAAGTAACCCTTACTGTTCAGCAGCTGCTGCTAAGGATGCCATTGAAGCAGTCTGGGATATTTGTTACAATGATACTAGGCCCTTTGATAGAGCTCCGTAA